A single genomic interval of Pyrobaculum arsenaticum DSM 13514 harbors:
- a CDS encoding nitric-oxide reductase large subunit, translated as MKNGWTYLVLATTVFVYVVYMAMAVWTFYNLPPIPDRVETKSGVLLFTGQDVIEGKYLVQKYGLLDYGSFLGFGGYFGIDYVAYTMKFYADKVAQLRGLTFSPETATQVKSLLMPHFEAPPSTLFAAQGGRVVVSDEFGKAFEAAVQFYSDYFGPKAEEVGLKPNLITDQQQIRKIVAFFTWGVLISLANYTNGFPYLPGITQPRLDVTTATWATFFILLLIIMPTAGYIILKFIDYWRDPRISLELPPPSPTQRLALLGFVLAVLGLSVQGLLGGYLMHKYTEPAQLYGIPGVNNWLPFNVARALHSNLPILWMAVTWVSFALFVLPYLGVQLSRAKVLAILGLGTFVALGILLGIWASYLQMIPDPWWFIIGSQGRPVVNQGTLWLILVAALLAYLSAAVWKASRTSPEPIQPLVKILSIALAGTAFGTLMGALPVVSPWYHFTIDEYFRWILIHSFVEGFWPAIVIPILLILLVIAGMVPPRLAVAAAGLDATLEIATGMIGTAHHYYWGGQPTLWMYLGAVVSTLEVLPIGFLIAYALVLWRRGEVKTELQKTLLTFVLVAAFGGAIGVVAFGAGLINMPVINYWVHGSQGTMVHAHLAMPLAYGVPSMLMWVVAFTLAGAFSAAQLRRLRLAVVVMAAGFYLQVLLSLMLLMTNQFAAATSQGYWAMKALFAPDGTPGFWQRPDIQTFVWLRMIGDIVAAVGIAVFLIYMLRGLPKGLKSQ; from the coding sequence ATGAAAAACGGCTGGACCTACCTAGTACTCGCCACCACGGTTTTTGTCTACGTGGTATACATGGCAATGGCCGTGTGGACCTTTTACAACCTGCCGCCCATACCTGACAGGGTGGAGACCAAGAGCGGCGTTCTGCTCTTTACTGGACAGGACGTGATTGAGGGCAAGTACCTCGTCCAGAAATACGGACTGCTCGACTACGGCTCCTTCCTCGGCTTTGGGGGCTATTTCGGCATAGACTATGTGGCCTACACCATGAAGTTCTACGCTGACAAGGTGGCCCAGCTTAGGGGACTGACCTTCTCTCCCGAGACGGCTACTCAGGTTAAAAGCCTATTGATGCCCCACTTTGAGGCACCCCCATCTACGCTTTTTGCCGCCCAAGGCGGCAGGGTAGTTGTAAGCGACGAGTTCGGCAAGGCTTTTGAAGCCGCGGTGCAGTTCTACAGCGACTACTTTGGCCCCAAGGCGGAGGAAGTCGGCCTTAAACCCAACCTAATCACAGACCAGCAGCAGATAAGGAAAATTGTAGCCTTCTTCACCTGGGGCGTGTTGATTAGCCTAGCCAACTACACCAACGGCTTCCCCTACCTACCTGGAATTACGCAGCCCCGCCTCGACGTCACCACGGCGACGTGGGCCACCTTCTTCATACTGCTACTCATCATAATGCCAACCGCGGGCTACATAATTCTAAAGTTTATCGACTACTGGAGAGACCCCAGGATAAGCCTAGAGCTACCTCCTCCCAGCCCCACACAGAGGCTCGCGTTGCTGGGCTTCGTGCTGGCCGTACTAGGCCTATCTGTCCAAGGACTGCTGGGCGGTTACCTAATGCACAAGTATACAGAACCCGCCCAGCTATACGGCATCCCCGGCGTAAACAACTGGCTACCCTTCAACGTGGCCAGGGCACTTCACTCCAACCTGCCAATTTTGTGGATGGCCGTGACCTGGGTGTCGTTCGCCCTATTCGTCCTCCCATACTTAGGGGTGCAACTGTCCAGGGCAAAGGTCCTCGCAATCCTTGGCCTAGGCACCTTCGTCGCCCTAGGCATACTCCTGGGCATCTGGGCCTCCTACCTACAGATGATACCAGACCCATGGTGGTTCATAATAGGGTCACAGGGAAGGCCTGTGGTAAACCAAGGCACGCTGTGGCTGATACTAGTCGCAGCCCTCTTGGCATACCTCTCCGCGGCGGTGTGGAAGGCGTCGAGGACCTCCCCGGAGCCCATCCAGCCGTTGGTTAAGATTTTGTCCATCGCCTTGGCCGGCACCGCCTTCGGCACCCTTATGGGCGCGTTGCCCGTGGTATCGCCGTGGTATCACTTTACAATTGACGAGTATTTTAGGTGGATTTTAATACACAGCTTTGTGGAGGGCTTCTGGCCCGCCATCGTGATACCTATACTGCTCATACTCCTCGTCATAGCCGGCATGGTGCCGCCGAGACTTGCAGTTGCCGCCGCTGGGCTGGACGCAACGCTTGAAATAGCCACCGGCATGATCGGGACGGCGCACCACTACTACTGGGGCGGACAGCCCACCCTCTGGATGTACCTCGGCGCCGTGGTCTCCACCCTGGAGGTGCTACCCATCGGCTTCCTCATAGCCTATGCTTTGGTGCTCTGGAGGAGGGGCGAGGTGAAGACGGAGCTCCAGAAGACGCTCCTCACCTTTGTCCTTGTTGCGGCGTTTGGCGGTGCGATAGGCGTTGTTGCCTTCGGCGCAGGGTTGATCAACATGCCGGTGATAAATTACTGGGTTCACGGATCACAGGGCACCATGGTCCACGCCCACTTAGCCATGCCTTTGGCATACGGCGTCCCTTCAATGCTCATGTGGGTCGTCGCATTTACGCTGGCCGGGGCTTTCAGCGCGGCACAGTTGAGGAGGCTTAGGCTTGCCGTCGTGGTGATGGCAGCTGGCTTCTACCTACAAGTATTACTATCTCTAATGCTCTTGATGACTAACCAATTCGCAGCGGCTACGTCGCAGGGCTACTGGGCTATGAAGGCGTTATTTGCGCCAGACGGGACCCCAGGATTCTGGCAGAGGCCGGACATACAGACCTTCGTTTGGCTTAGGATGATCGGCGACATAGTAGCCGCCGTGGGTATCGCTGTATTTCTAATATATATGCTGAGGGGATTGCCGAAGGGTTTGAAAAGTCAATAA
- a CDS encoding AAA family ATPase, translating to MVVPALFKLEPKESLEELYDFEKELEELRRGYEDGRIVAVLGLRRMGKSSLLRSFLNSFSIPHVYIDARRVAVATGRATTRGFMEELGRALAEFMRREAPLRDKLAEALRRVRGVSVGLSPVTVSLSWGRERADLISLLEAVDEVVGRAARRLALAIDEVQELRGIGVDIPRLLAYIYDNLHNVVVFVSGSQVGLLYDVLELDRPQSPLYGRAVFEVKMRRLRREEAVDFLKRGFQQAGISINQQELEEAVDSLDGIIGWLTYFGWSRVVGAKSLEEILDAAARQEAEEISRFLAKSRSEDRYRAILKAVAAMPMRWSEIKRVLEAEEGAAVDDRNFTDLLHRLEKVGLLEKREGLYAIPDPVVRLAVERYISKAPA from the coding sequence GTGGTTGTACCAGCTCTCTTCAAGCTAGAGCCCAAGGAGTCCTTGGAGGAGCTGTACGACTTTGAGAAGGAGCTGGAGGAGCTGAGGAGGGGGTATGAAGATGGGAGGATTGTGGCTGTGCTGGGGCTTAGAAGGATGGGGAAGTCCAGCCTTTTGAGGAGCTTTCTAAACAGCTTTTCCATCCCCCATGTCTATATTGACGCCAGGCGCGTGGCGGTGGCTACGGGGAGGGCCACGACTAGGGGGTTTATGGAGGAGTTGGGAAGAGCGCTGGCCGAGTTTATGAGGAGGGAGGCGCCGCTGAGGGATAAGCTGGCCGAGGCGTTGAGGAGGGTGAGGGGGGTCAGCGTGGGCCTCAGCCCCGTGACAGTGTCGCTCAGCTGGGGGAGGGAGCGGGCCGACTTAATTTCGCTACTGGAGGCTGTTGACGAGGTAGTGGGCCGGGCGGCGAGGCGGCTGGCGTTGGCAATTGACGAGGTGCAAGAGCTACGGGGAATAGGAGTGGATATACCCCGCCTCCTTGCCTATATCTACGACAATTTGCACAACGTAGTGGTGTTCGTGTCGGGGTCGCAGGTCGGGCTCCTCTACGACGTGCTTGAGCTCGACCGCCCCCAGTCCCCTCTCTACGGCAGGGCCGTGTTTGAGGTGAAAATGAGGAGGCTGAGGAGGGAGGAGGCGGTGGACTTCTTGAAGAGGGGCTTCCAGCAGGCGGGCATCAGTATCAACCAGCAGGAGCTTGAAGAGGCTGTGGACTCACTCGACGGGATAATCGGCTGGCTTACCTACTTCGGCTGGTCGAGGGTCGTGGGGGCGAAGTCCCTTGAAGAGATCCTCGACGCCGCCGCTAGGCAGGAGGCGGAGGAGATATCGAGGTTTCTAGCTAAGTCGCGTTCCGAGGATAGGTACAGGGCAATTTTAAAAGCCGTCGCCGCGATGCCGATGAGGTGGTCTGAGATCAAGAGGGTTTTAGAGGCGGAGGAGGGAGCCGCAGTAGACGACCGGAACTTCACCGACCTGCTCCACCGCTTGGAAAAGGTGGGGCTTTTAGAAAAGAGGGAGGGGTTATACGCGATTCCTGACCCTGTGGTTAGGCTTGCAGTGGAGAGGTACATAAGCAAGGCTCCTGCGTAA
- a CDS encoding MarR family winged helix-turn-helix transcriptional regulator: protein MERTVDIILAFSNALWRLLAEASKKHGLSPLQGQIALYLAKRGEASVTQIARELAVSISTASESLKSLARMGYVEAARGDDRRVKVVKLTEAGRGVAREISRIYDALAAAVAGLNYAERALLHMLFAKIIGELIDRGLVETPRTCIGCPFFDGESYICRLAERPLRRAAARATTSA, encoded by the coding sequence GTGGAGCGGACAGTAGATATAATCCTTGCCTTTTCTAACGCCCTGTGGAGACTGTTGGCAGAGGCGAGTAAAAAACACGGGCTGAGCCCCCTCCAGGGGCAAATCGCCTTGTATCTAGCCAAGCGGGGTGAGGCATCAGTGACGCAAATAGCCAGAGAACTCGCCGTGTCCATCTCAACGGCCTCTGAGTCGTTAAAGTCGCTGGCGAGGATGGGCTATGTAGAAGCGGCGAGGGGAGACGACAGGAGGGTCAAAGTGGTGAAGCTGACGGAGGCTGGGAGGGGAGTTGCGCGGGAGATATCGAGGATTTACGATGCACTCGCCGCCGCGGTGGCGGGGCTGAATTACGCCGAGAGGGCCCTACTGCACATGCTCTTCGCCAAGATAATAGGCGAACTGATAGACAGAGGCCTAGTCGAAACTCCAAGAACGTGTATTGGTTGCCCCTTCTTCGACGGGGAGTCCTACATCTGTCGCCTAGCCGAGAGGCCGCTGAGGAGAGCCGCGGCGCGGGCCACCACAAGCGCCTAG
- a CDS encoding hemerythrin domain-containing protein → MPKVRVKYVTSALREHHDKILEAVALLDKVLSSPSPDPEAVHFLIQFIQRFVDQCHHSIEEYVLFQGVNRQGFPYLGSPIYVMTSEHGIGRYLARVMEELYTAWKNGDQNALKDLVDYARLYIDHISDHILKENNVLFPMLESSYSEVSSSRTVEDIEKENQHDYWMAKLEKLKKSWSGQ, encoded by the coding sequence ATGCCTAAAGTCAGAGTGAAGTACGTGACGTCGGCTCTTAGAGAACACCACGATAAAATTCTAGAGGCAGTGGCCCTGTTGGATAAAGTACTGTCCAGCCCATCTCCAGACCCGGAGGCCGTTCACTTCTTAATTCAGTTTATACAGCGTTTTGTAGATCAATGCCACCACTCAATAGAGGAGTACGTACTGTTCCAGGGGGTTAATAGACAGGGCTTTCCCTACCTCGGCTCGCCTATATACGTCATGACGTCAGAACACGGCATCGGGCGCTATCTGGCTAGAGTAATGGAGGAGCTCTACACTGCGTGGAAAAACGGCGACCAAAACGCCTTGAAGGATCTCGTTGACTACGCGAGGCTCTACATCGATCACATATCTGATCACATCTTGAAGGAGAACAACGTCTTGTTCCCAATGCTGGAATCAAGCTACTCAGAGGTATCCTCGTCGCGGACTGTGGAGGACATTGAGAAGGAGAATCAACATGACTACTGGATGGCCAAATTAGAGAAGTTGAAGAAATCGTGGAGCGGACAGTAG
- a CDS encoding AbrB/MazE/SpoVT family DNA-binding domain-containing protein, which yields MQKIKTGSYIISLPMEWILKNRLKPHDVLLVFEDPNNNIVIKVPASSCEVVVDASKYQDPRGLEEIIRYLYMFGVDRIIVQNGNGNTFKKIRELRKDLINYEIEDFTDNKIKIIIKDDFYAVEEKHLKKIWIKYIKLLSDILNGICNYNADEEVREKIDESKRLVRYLQRLISIALKEPERNRLPYPTFTAFFEITIRLREIGYYVYRMVDFLNGVRKREELNKICDICRNALNTSDLATLVKLREELNSYEESILPSLNAYEAHMAFAMRRILFNLVRIAELMIVADETQRVTCVPVAKEEEF from the coding sequence GTGCAGAAGATTAAAACGGGCAGTTACATTATCTCCCTGCCCATGGAGTGGATTTTAAAAAACCGGTTGAAGCCGCACGACGTTTTATTAGTTTTTGAGGATCCGAATAACAACATTGTTATTAAAGTGCCGGCGTCTAGTTGTGAAGTAGTTGTTGACGCCTCAAAATATCAAGATCCCCGCGGCTTAGAGGAGATCATAAGGTATCTTTATATGTTCGGCGTGGATAGAATTATTGTACAAAACGGAAATGGAAATACTTTTAAGAAAATTAGAGAATTGCGAAAAGATTTAATTAATTATGAAATTGAGGATTTTACAGATAATAAGATAAAAATAATTATAAAAGATGATTTCTATGCAGTAGAGGAGAAACACTTAAAGAAAATATGGATTAAATACATAAAGCTCTTGAGTGACATTTTAAATGGCATTTGTAACTACAACGCCGACGAGGAGGTGCGGGAGAAAATCGACGAGTCTAAAAGGCTGGTGAGATATTTACAAAGACTTATATCAATAGCGTTGAAAGAGCCTGAGAGAAATCGCCTGCCGTATCCCACCTTTACCGCCTTTTTTGAAATTACCATAAGACTTAGAGAAATTGGGTACTACGTTTACAGAATGGTCGACTTTTTAAACGGCGTTAGGAAGAGGGAGGAGTTGAATAAAATATGTGATATTTGCCGCAACGCTTTAAATACCTCCGATTTAGCCACTTTAGTTAAACTCAGAGAGGAGTTAAACTCATACGAGGAGTCGATACTCCCCAGCCTCAACGCCTACGAGGCCCACATGGCCTTCGCAATGAGGAGAATACTCTTTAACCTTGTGAGAATAGCCGAGTTGATGATAGTCGCAGATGAAACCCAGCGAGTCACATGCGTCCCAGTTGCCAAAGAAGAGGAATTTTAA
- a CDS encoding HAD family hydrolase encodes MPVLLLDLDKTLVNVEDFTDYCSALRGLEARGFAATSAGPETYWGKCTKKVMDILLSLSGDEWIEANKVVERYEIEGAERAVPMPYLQYFLENTLDMPKAIVTLLGAAATKRVLERFNIAVNAVVSREPGIKPKPHPDPVLKALSLLGVSPEKAVMIGDSEWDELSAKAAGVRFIAVTNGREKHFFTTPFITRDLKEAAHLVRKL; translated from the coding sequence ATGCCGGTGTTGTTGCTGGATTTAGACAAGACTCTAGTCAACGTTGAGGATTTCACAGACTACTGCTCAGCCCTGCGGGGGCTCGAGGCGCGGGGCTTCGCCGCCACGTCCGCAGGCCCCGAGACTTACTGGGGTAAGTGCACTAAAAAGGTAATGGATATTCTTCTATCTCTAAGCGGAGATGAGTGGATAGAGGCCAATAAAGTGGTAGAACGCTATGAGATAGAAGGGGCTGAGAGGGCCGTCCCGATGCCTTATTTGCAGTACTTTCTGGAAAACACTTTAGATATGCCTAAGGCTATTGTGACATTGCTAGGCGCGGCGGCAACGAAAAGAGTTCTAGAGAGGTTTAACATAGCAGTTAACGCGGTTGTGTCCAGGGAGCCGGGGATAAAACCCAAACCACATCCAGACCCCGTATTGAAAGCCTTAAGCCTCCTCGGGGTCTCGCCGGAAAAGGCTGTGATGATAGGCGACAGCGAGTGGGACGAGTTATCAGCAAAGGCCGCAGGAGTCCGCTTCATCGCGGTGACAAACGGCAGGGAGAAACACTTTTTCACAACTCCATTTATAACAAGAGATTTAAAAGAGGCTGCCCATTTAGTAAGAAAGCTTTAA